GCACCCTTCGACCGGCTCCGTGGCGGTGATGCTGAGAAGGTGGTCCATGCGCCGGCCGCAGCGGCAGTCGGGCCAGTCGGGCTCCTGAAGCCAACCCGGATAGCCTCCGACCTTGCTCTGGACGGTGGTGGCCATCTCGTAGTAGGAGAACCCGAGCGCCTCCTCGATCTCATCGAACCGTTGACTCAAGGCCTGGGCGAGGTCTACCGGAAGGTCCCCGTGGGGGAACTCCACCACCCGTGTCGGCGTCACCGTGCAGGGCCGGGGCATGAAGTCCTCGTCGCACTCGTACGGCACCGGCGGCTCCGGCAACACCCGCCCCGCCGCGACCGTCTGCTCGTTGCGCCAGTACACCTTCGGCAGCGCAGACCCGACCTCGTCATCGTGGATCAAGGGGCACCACACGACCTGCAGCACGTCCATGGCCCACGGGAACGGCAGCTCAGGCACATCCCGTGCATAGAGCTGCACGACCGGCACCATCGCCACCGGCTCGGGTCCGACCACCTCGGTGGGAGTCCTCAGCGGCCTCCAGTGCCCTGGCTCGGCACACAGCGGCCACGGTTCATCGGCCGGCCACAGCAGGGGACCGCCGATGGAGCTGGCGTGTACGCCGGGTTCTCCACTTCGCGGATACAGCAGGGTCGTCTCCCGCCCGAGACCGGCGAGTTCCGGTATCAGCGACTCCACGTCGAACGGCACTGGGCGGATGCGGTGGGGCATGATGCGTTCCTTATCGGTGATCAGGTCCGGAGCTCCGCCGGCAACCGCCGCCAGCACCGACATCCTCGCAAACACGCCACCGGCATGGAGACAGGGTCCTTCCTGAGCAGCCTTCGCCTTCGCGGCACCGAACCCGAGCGAACTCGGGAACGCCCCGTCGCCTGCGGGGCGTTCCCGAGCAGCCCCGCCCAGACGGGTCAGAAGCCGATGAGGATCGCCTCCCGCTGGTGGTACGGCCGCTCGATAAGGGGTGGAGCCAGGGCGGCCACGCACGGCAGAGTGGGACGGTGAGTGAACTGTGGGCACATACCCTGACGTGGGCAGACGTGGATCCGGCTCGACATCCGTTCGAGCTCGGCGCCGATGCGGCCGAGGAGTTGGCGAGCGCTGTCGCGTCCTTGCTGCCCCACGCTGACGCCGCTCGCGAGGATCGCTTGCGTTCACTGGCTCCCGTCACCGAGTTCCTGGCGGGCCGGTACGGCCGATGGGCCTGCGGATGGAACTGGTCGGTCGGCGAGGGCGACGTCGACGGAGGCGTCGTCGAGGTGTGGTGCTGTTCATCCGACTCCGTGACGACCCCTGAGGCGACCGCCCCGCTGGTTGTCGACTCCCTTCTGGAATGGCGTGGCTGGCTGGAGGATCTGGCGGAGCGATTCGCGGACCTGTCCCCGCCGAGGAGCACCCCGGCACCTTCGGCGGACCACTGGTACTGGGAGCGAGCATGCACCCGCCTGGTCACCACCGTGGCCGACCGCACCCAGGCCGAAAGCGGCTGGTACGGGCACTGCGAGCAAGTCCTCCGATGGTTCCTCGCCTGCAACGGCATTGACGAGGGCCAGGCCCAGGACATCGTCAGGAACGCGGTCGGCGGCCGGTTCGGCAGTTGGATCGCACCTGATGTTCCGGTGGTCGACGCAGTGAGCTCGCGGTTCGCCGGAGGCGTGGGCGGCATCGAATGACCCCGGAGCCCGGCCGGCCGAAGGACAGCCTCGCCGACTGGTTGCGCATCCGGACGAAGATCTCCTGGCCATCCTGGCGAGGCACCTGCCTCACCTCCGAAGCACCAGCCCGCGACGGCTTCCGCGACTTCTTCGTGGCAACGCGAGACGGACGGGACGGCGAGGGCACCGCGCGCGTTCTGACCGCCCTCGACCTGGCCTTCGCCGACGCCGAGCAGGGCAGGCCGCTGACGTTCGCCCTCATGGCGAAGTGGCAGCGGACCGTGCTGGGCCACGGCCTTGCCGGTTTCCGCACGATGCCGGCTTTCGCGAAGAGCGGACGGGAGCGCTACGGCCTCGCACCCGACACGCGGGCGCGATTCGAGCGCTGCCTGTCCGAGAGCGCTCAACCGGGTCTGCCCCTCCCCTCACTCGCCGCCCGGATCTACCTCGACTCCCTGTTCTTCCATCCGTTCGAGGACGCCAACGGCCGCGCGGCCGTCCTGGCGCTGGCGTTCGTCCTGGCACGGGAAGGCGTCGTCCTCGACCAGGTTCACCCGCTTCAGACCACCCGCTGGGCCGACGACGCCGAAGGAGCGGCCGACCTGGCAGTGCTGCTCGGAATCCTGCTCACCGCTGCGGCGCGGCGCCGGTCCCACGGGAGGCAGTCGTGAACGAACGCCACGTCCTGCTCGACGAGCTCGCGCAGGGGCCGCGCCCGACGGATACCCCAACGGTGCTGATCTCAGGCGGCCGGATCGACGAGCAACCGGGAGAGATCGCCGGTCTCGCGCCTCTCGACGAACGCCACACGGCGTTCCGGGGTGCAGCGTGGAGAACCCGACCGCGACGGCACCGGCACCAGCACCAGCACCAGCACCGAAGTGGTGTTCCCGACACGAAAGGTGGAGAAGTGATCTACAGGATCGCCCAGTACCGCAGGGACGGAGACTTCACCGATGACCGGTGGGACGTGACCCACCTCGGCGAGCGGACCCTGGCAGAGGTATTCCCCATCACGCACCCCGACCACCTCGGTGACACCTACCGGTTGACGGAGGAGCAGGCCGCCACGCTCGCACCGCTCACCGGACTCACCTTCGACCTCGAAACCTGCGAGTACTACCTGGAGCCGACCGCCGACTGATCCGAGCGGTTGCCCGGCTCACCAGGGCCCGGCGCTGTCGCTGGTGACGCGCGTGGCCCTGCTCGAGTGCCCCGGCTCGCTGCCGGCGGCCCCCGATGTACGCCCCCGCATGGCGATGCGGATTCTCCGGCACAGCCGGATCGCGGTGGGCCTGGAGATTTCCACACACATTCCGTCCGAGGCAAGCGCAAGGCTCTGCGGAAGCTCGGTCGGCCGCTGGACGGGCCGGTTCGGAAGTAGTTGCTGTACTTCGCTGCTGTACCGCACGAAAGAGCCCCTGCCGGATCTCTCCGACAGGGGCTCTGACCTGTTGTGGACCTGAGGGGATTTGAACCCCTGACCCCCTCGATGCGAACGAGGTGCGCTACCGGACTGCGCCACAGGCCCTTGCAACGGGTGAAACCTTAGCACCCCGATCGGGGTGCTTGGAAATCCGTTCCTCGCTGGTCGGGCCGGGCAGGCTTCCGAAGGCACGGATGCCCGCCCGGCCCGGCGGTCTCACTCGTTGCCCATTGCTCGTTACTCGTTGGCGGCGCGGGGCCGGTCCTCGTCCGCGTACTGGTCGAAGAGCGGCGTGCGGCCGTGTTCGCGGGTGCGGCGCGGAGGGGTGGTGCGCTGGCGCGGAGGCTGCGGGGCGGAGGGTGCGGCCGGATCGGCCGTGGAGGAGCGGGCCGAGCTCCAGGTCTCCGGGTCGGTGACGTCGATGCCGCTCGTGGCGCGCGGGGCGACCGGTGCGGTGACGTAGGTGGGCAGCGGCACCGGGACCGGGTCCCAGCTGTCGCCGCGCCCGGGACCCGGGTCGCGCTGCTGGTCCACCCACTCCGCGTGGTCGGTCTGCTCGACCAGGGCGCGGCGGCCCGCCTCCTGCGGCGAGACCGCGGGTACCGGCTCGGGCTCGGGCCGTGCCGGGGCCGCCTCGTCCGGGTCCCCGGCGACGGCCGGGCGGCGTCGCGAGCGGGTCTCGCGCAGCCGCTGCGCGGCCGCCTCGGCGTGGCGCCGATCCATCACGTACACGAAGCGGCGCCGCTCCTGGGTCCGCAGATAGGCGATGTAGACGCTGAGGAGGACGGCGGGGACCGCGGGCGCCCAGAGGAAGCCGAGTCCGCCGACGGCCGCGATGATCGCGCCGAGGGTGAAGGCCAGGAAGAGGAGCACGGTGGTGCGCCGACGGCGGGCGAGCACCTTGGAGCGCCGGGCGCGTTCCGAGGCCGCGGCGCCGTTCGGCTGGTGTGCGCGCTCCCTGCGCGCCCGGGCCGGGGCGGGCGGCATGGCCACCCGCGCCTCGGTCCTGGCCGGGGGCGCGGCGAACTCCCGGACGTCGACGGAACTCTGCCAGTCTCTCTCGGATTCCGTCTCCGATGCCGGGTCGGTGTCGGTGGCGGGGTCGTCCTCGGTGGTGCGTTCGCGCAGCTCCTTGGCGTACCGGCGCTCCATTCCCGCCCGTCCGGACAGCAGCCGGATGGCGGTGCTGAAGCGTTCGGTCGGACGGGCTTCGTTGAGCTCGTCCTGCCTGCGGAGCCACATCGGCACCAAGTAGGCGGCCCAGGCCCCGACGATGACTGCGTAGATGAGGCCGCTGCTGCTCACGCATCACACCGTAGAGGGATTCGCACGAGGGCATCGGCCAATCGGCACGGTGTGTCGCACGATCTGGCTGATCCCACTGACTTTTTTTGTGATTCTTCAGATCACCGGGCGACCGAGTGGCGACAGAATTCGAACAGTTATTTCATTTCTCGTGTCGGGCCGCTCGCGCATGGTGCCAGCGGCGCAGAAGTCCTCCGGGGACCTCCTCCGCCGTGAGCGCGAACACCAGATGGTCACGCCAGGCGCCGTCGATGTGGAGATAGCGCGGGCGAAGTCCCTCCTCGCGGAATCCGAGTTTCTCCACGACCCTGCGGCTCGGCCCGTTCTCCGGGCGAATGCAGACTTCCACGCGGTGCAGGCCGACGTTCTGGAAGCAGTGGTCGACGGCCAGCGCCACAGCCGTGGGCATCACCCCGCGGCCGGCGACCTCGCGGTCGACCCAGTAGCCGACGTGGCCCGAGCACATGGAGCCCCAGGTGATACCCGCGACGGTGAGCTGGCCGACGAGGCTGCCCCGGTACTCGACCACGAACGGCAGCATCCGCCCGGCGTGCGCCTCGGCCCGCAGATGGCGCACCATCTGCCGGTACGTGGGGCGCTGCGCGACCGGGCCGCCGGGGGCCGGCGGCGGGATGGTCGCCTCCCAGGGGCGCAGCCAGTCCCTGTTGCGCCGGTTCACCTCGCGCCATGCCCGCTGGTCACGCAGCTTTATCGGGCGGAGGGTGACATCTCCGTCCGCCAGGACCACGGGCCAGGAGTGGGTGCTCAGCGGGAGCTCCCTGCGGAACCCGACGGCCCGGCGGGCTCGGCGGGCCGCGGGTGGTCGCCGCCGTGCAGCTGATCCACGGCGTGCGGCAGCATCCGGGACAGCACGGCCAGCCCGTCGCGCACGCCGCCCGAGGAGCCGGGGAGATTGACGATCAGGGTGCGCTCGGCGACCCCGGCGAGGCCCCGGGACAGCGCCGCGGTGGGCACCTTGGCGAGACCGTGGGCGCGGATCGCCTCGGGAATGCCGGGGATCTCGTAGTCGAGGACCCGGGCGGTGGCGTCCGGGGTGCGGTCGGTGGGCGAGATCCCGGTGCCGCCGGTGGTGAGGATGACGTCGTACGCCGCTGCCACGCCGTCGCGCAGCGCCGCCTCGACCGGGTCCCCGTCGGGGACCACACGGGGGCCGTCGACCTGGAAGCCCAGCTGCGCGAGCCCCTCGGCGAGCAGGGGGCCGCCGCGGTCCTCGTACACGCCCGCCGAGGCCCGGTTGGACGCGGTCACGACGAGCGCCCGGCGCTGCGGGCGCCCCGGCTCTCCGGCCCGCGGACCGGAGCCCGGCGGGCCGCCGGGGGCGTGGCCGTGGACCTCGCCCGCCCGCGGGGTCATCGCCCGGCCTCCTCACGGGACCAGTCGCCGGACTTCCCGCCGGTCTTCTCCTCGACCCGGACGTCGGTGATCACGGCGGCCTTGTCGACCGCCTTGACCATGTCGACGACCGTCAGCGCGGCCACGGACACCGCGGTCAGGGCCTCCATCTCGACTCCCGTGCGGTCGGTCGTCCGCACGGTGGCGAGGATCTCGACGGCGTCGTCGGCCACGGAGAGGTCCAGCTTCACCCCGGAGACCGCCAGCGGGTGGCACAGCGGAATCAGGTCCGGTGTGCGCTTGGCACCCATGATTCCAGCGATCCGGGCGGTGGCGAGGGCGTCACCCTTCGGGACGCCCTCGCCCCGCAGCAGCTCGACGACGCGCGGTGAGACGAGGACCCGGCCGCTCGCCCGTGCGGTGCGCGCGGTGACGTCCTTCTCCGAGACGTCGACCATACGGGCCGCGCCCGCCTCGTCGATATGTGTGAGTCCTTGCTGCGCACTCATGGCTGTGGCTCCCGGTCACTGTGTGGTGGGACACGCTACCGCCACGGCCTCGCGCTCATCCGAGCAGGACCACCTCCGTCTCCGTGCCCGGCTCGACGGTGGTCGTGCCCTCGGGGACGACGATGAGCGCGTTCGCCTGGGCGAGGGCCGCGACCAGGTGCGACCCGCTGCCGCCTACGGGGGTGACGGTTCCCTTCTCCGCATCGTAGGCACCGCGCAGGAACTGCCGCTTCCCCTCGGGCGAGGTCAGCGCCTCGTCCGTGCGGAGCTCCGCGCGCACCCGGGGCCGCCGCACGTCCTTCAGGCCCATCAGGGTGCGGATCGCCGGACGGACGAACAGCTCGAACGACACATAGGAGGAGACGGGATTGCCCGGCAGGGCGAGCAGCGGCGTGTGGTCGGGCCCGATGGTGCCGAAGCCCTGGGGCTTGCCCGGCTGCATGGCGAGCCTGCGGAAGTCGACCCCGCTGCCCGGCTCGTCCTCGTCGCCCACGGACGACAGCGCCTCCTTGACCACGTCGTAGGCGCCGACGCTGACTCCGCCGGTGGTGACGAGCAGATCGGCGCGGATGAGCTGGTCCTCGATGGTGGCGCGCAGCTCGTCGGCGTCGTCGGTGACCGCGCCGACCCGGTAGGCGATCGCCCCGGCATCGCGGGCGGCGGCGGTGAGCGCGAAGCTGTTGGAGTCGTAGATCCTGCCCTCGCCCAATTCCTCTCCGGGCTGGACGAGTTCGCTTCCGGTGGACAGGACGACGACCCGCGGCCGCGGGCGCACCCGCACCGTGCCGCGGCCGATCGCGGCGAGCAGGCCGATCTGCGGCGGGCCGAGGACCGTGCCCTCGGGCAGGGCGAGGTCGCCCGCCCGGACGTCGCTGCCGCGCTCGCGCACATGGGCGCGGGGCTCCACGGGCCGGTGCACCCGCACCTCGCCGGTCGCTCCCTCGGGGGCGGCGCCGGCCGGGCGCATGGCCGTGGCGGCTCCGCCGCCCGTGCCGCCGTCGGTCCACTCGACGGGCACGACGGCCTCGGCGCCGGGCGGCAGCGGGGCGCCGGTCATGATCCGGGCGGCCTGCCCGGGGCCGACGGTGCGTGTCGCGTCACCGCCCGCGGCGACGTCCCCGATGACGGTGAGCACGGAGGGGAAGGCCTCGCTCGCGCCGGCGACGTCGGCGACCCGGACCGCGTAGCCGTCCATCGAGCTGTTGTCGAAGGGCGGCAGTGCCACGGCGACCGTGACGTCCTCGACCAGCACACAGCCCTGGGCGTCGGGCAGCGGCAGGTCGATCGGGTCCAGCGGGTGGATGGCGCCGAGGACGTCCTCCAGATGGTCGTCCACCGACCACAGGCCCTGCCGGCCGCCGGGGGCTTCCCCGGCCGGGCCGGCCCCGGCCGGGGTGGCGGGGCCGGAGCCCGTGCCGGGTGTTGCCGTGCTGCTCACGTGCTACATCTCCTCGGTGACGTAACGGCGAAGCCAGGCTCGGAAGTCCGGGCCCAGGTCTTCACGTTCGCACGCGAGTCTGACAATGGCACGCAGATAGTCGCCCCGGTCGCCGGTGTCGTAACGGCGTCCCTTGAAGACGACGCCGTGCACGGGCCCGCCGATCCTCTCGTCGGCGGCGAGCATCTGCAGGGCGTCGGTGAGCTGGATCTCGCCCCCGCGGCCCGGCTCGGTCTTGCGGAGTATCTCGAAGACCGCCGGGTCCAGGACGTAGCGGCCGATGATCGCGTAGTTGCTGGGCGCCTCGGCCGGGTCGGGCTTCTCGACCAGGCCGGTGACCCGGACGACGCCGTCCTCGCCGGTGGCCTGCACGGCGGCGCAGCCGTACAGGTGGACCTGGGACGGCTCGACCTCCATCAGGGCGACGACGCTGCCGCCCTCGCGCGCCTGGACGTCGACCATCCGGGACAGCAGCGGGTCGCGGGGGTCGATCAGGTCGTCGCCGAGGAGCACGGCGAAGGGCTGCTCGCCGACGTGGGGCGCGGCGCACAGGACGGCGTGACCGAGGCCCTTGGGGTCGCCCTGGCGCACATAGTGCATGGTGGCGAGGTCGCTGGACTCCTGGACCTTGGCGAGGCGCCCGGCGTCGCCCTTGCGGGACAGCGCCTCCTCCAGTTCGTAGTTGCGGTCGAAGTGGTCCTCGAGGGGGCGCTTGTTGCGTCCGGTGACCATGAGAACATCCGAGAGGCCGGCGCCGACGGCCTCCTCGACCACGTACTGGATCGCCGGCTTGTCGACGACGGGCAGCATCTCCTTGGGAGTGGCCTTCGTGGCCGGCAGGAACCGGGTGCCGAGGCCTGCGGCGGGGATGACAGCCTTGCTGATCCTGGGGTGCGACTCGCTCATGCGGGCACCATATCCGGTGACTATGGGAGGAAGATTAGCCTCCGGTTAACTTTCTCCCCATACAGTCATATTGACAGTGGATTGCGAGGTTGCCGTGGGCTCCGAGATGTCCGGAAAGAGCATGGTTCGACGTGAACTGCTCGACACACGACGCCTGCTGTCCCCTGAAGACGTCCGCGAGGCCTCGCTGGTTCTCGCCCGCCACGCACTGGAGCTCCCGGAGCTGGCCACCGCCCGCACCGTGGCCGCCTATGTCTCCGTGGGGCGCGAACCCGGCACGCGCGCGCTGCTCGACGCGCTGCGCGCGCGGGGCGTGCGGGTGCTCCTGCCGGTGCTGCTGGACGACAACGATCTCGAGTGGGCGGTGTACGAGGGACCGGACCGGCTGGTACCGGCCCGCCGCGGCCTGACGGAGCCGGCCGGGCGGCTGCTGGGCCACAAGGCCGTGCTGGAGGCGGACACGGTCCTGCTGCCGGGACTCGCGGTGGACGAGCGGGGCATGCGGCTCGGCCGGGGCGGCGGCTCGTACGACCGGGTCCTCGCCCGGCTGGAGGCGGCCGGGGCCCGGCCCGCCCTCGTCGTACTGCTGTACGCGAACGAGGTGGTCGCCCGGGTCCCGGAGGAACCGCACGACCACCCCGTACACGCCGTGGTGACCCCGGAGGGCGTCCGCCGCTTCGCGGCCCGGCCTACGGCCTGAGCGCCAGCGTGTCCTCCGTCGCCGCCTCGACCGCCTTGTCGGTGTAGGCCCAGTCGAGCAGCTCGCCCTTGGCCCACTTGTCGGTCTGGTCGGTGTAGTGCTTGCTGTAGGCGTGGCCGGAGGCGCCCGTCAGGTTGATCCAGCGGGACTTGTCCCAGTCGCCCACGTTGACGACCATCCGCATCGACGGGACCCAGACCACGTCGTAGCCGCCGGCCGCGTTCCAGCCGGTCGCGTTGACCGCCGCCTCGCCGCCGCCGAGGCTCCACGGGCCGCGGTTGAGCATCCAGCGCAGTACGCCGGGGCCGGACGTGCCGAGCGTCTGGTTCTTCAGCGTCAGCTGGTGCAGCCTGCCCCAGCTCCAGCTGCCGACGTCCTTGCCGAGCTTCGCCGTCAGCTCCCAGCGGGCATCCTTCATGGCCCGGGCGAACAACTCGTCACGGGTGGTCGTGGCCGCGTCCTTACGGGTCCTCGGCGCCTGCCACCACTCGCTGTCCTCGACGTCGATCAGCCCGCGGACCACCTCGTACCAGCGGTCGCCGCCGTCCGGCTGGGCCGAGTCCGAGTCGCGCTGACCGCACTCGCGGACCAGCGAGTTCAGGTCGTCGACCGGCCCGGTGCTGTCGGCCGGGCGGACGTTGAGGCACTCGCCCCGGACCCGCAGCTCCTTGGGCAGCTTGTTGCCGAAGGCCAGCCTGAGCACATGGCGCCAGACGGCGTTGAAGTAGGCGGCGGCCCCGGAGTCCGGCTCCTGGGTGTAGTCCCAGCCCTCCAGCAGCTTCTGCGCCTCCCGCACATACGGGTCGGACACGTCGATCTTCAGCAGATGCGGTGTCAGCAGCTTGGCGATCTCGCTCTGGTTGTCCGTCTGCATGGTGCGCATGTCGTCGGTCGAGATCTTCCCGCCGTCCTTGATCTTCAACTCGATCAGGTCGTGTATCCGCTGGCTGCGGGAGCCGTACCCGTAGTCCTTGGTGATCAGGTACGGGTACTTCTCGGCGTCCACGACGGCCTGGTTGGCGGTGACGATGTAGCCGCGCTTGGGGTTGTACTCGTACGGCAGCTCGTCGAAGGGGATGTACCCCTTCCAGCCGGAGGTCGGGTTCCAGCCCGGGGTGGGCATCGAACCGTCGAAGCCCTCGGGGCGGACCGGGATCTTCCCGGGCGCCTGGTAGCCGATGTTGCCCTTGGCGTCCGCGTAGATCAGGTTCTGCGAGGGGACCTCGAAGTCCTTCGCCGCGGCGCGGAAGCCCTCGAAGTCCTTCGCCCGGTTGAGCTTGAACACCGCGTCCATGGAGTTGCCAGGATCCAGCGCGGTCCAGCGCAGCGCCACACCGAAGCCGTTGCCGCGGTCGGGGGCCGGGGTCGTCACCGGCGCCCGCTCGCCGACGCGCTCCAGCTCGGAGCTGCGGTCGGAGATCAGCGGGCCGTGGTCGGTCTCCCGGACGGTGATCTTCTTGCTGCCGCCGCCGGCGATCCTGATGGTCTCCTCGCGGACCTTGAACGGCTTGATCCGGCTGCCGGACGTCCAGCCCGTCTGGGAGACCTTCTCCAGGTAGAGGTCGGTGACGTCCGCCCCGAGGTTGGTGAAGCCCCAGGCGATGTCCTGGTTGTGGCCGATGACCACGCCCGGCATGCCGGAGAAGGTGTACCCGGCGACGTCGAAGGAGCACTTGTCCGAGACGGCGCGGCAGTGCAGGCCCATCTGGGCCCACAGCGACGGCAGCTGCGGCGCGAGGTGCGGGTCGTTCGCCAGCAGGGGCTTGCCGGTCGTCGTGTACCTGCCGGAGACGACCCACGAGTTGGATCCGATGCCGTTGCCGTTCGGGCCGAGCAGGGCCGGGATCCCGTCGAGCACGTCGGAGAGGCCGGAGAGCTGCGTCTGCGCACCCTGACCGGCGCCCGAACCGCTGCCCGCGCCGGCGTCCGCGCCGCTGCCGGCGGTCCCGCCGTCCTGGGACGACGCACCGGAGCCCGAGGAGCCCGACGGGTCCGAGGAGCCCGAAGAGCCCGAGGAGGGTTCCGCCTCCGGGTCCCACTTCCCGGTACCGTCGTCCACGGCACCGGCCGTGACGACCGGCTGGTGCAGGTCGTACGGGTACGCCGGGTACAGCTGCTCGATCTGCTGCTCGGTCAGCCGGCTGGTCATCAGCGAGCGGTCGATCTCGTCCTGCATGTTGCCGCGCAGGTCCCAGGCCATCGCCTTCAGCCAGGCGACCGAGTCGACCGGCGTCCACTCCTCCGGCCGGTAGTCGCCGATGAGCCCCAGGGCCGCGTACTCGAGCGAGAGGTCGGCGCCGTCGCGGTCCGCCAGGTAGGCGTTGACCCCGTCGGCGTAGGCCCGGAGGTACTTCTTGGTCTCGGGCGACAGCTTCTCGTCGAACTCCTGCTGAGCCACCCGGTGCCAGCCGAGGGTGCGCAGGAAGGCGTCCGTCTCGACCTGCCCCGCGCCGAACATCTCGGACAGCCGGCCCGCGGTGACGTGGCGGCGCACGTCCATCTCCCAGAAGCGGTCCTGCGCGTGCACGAAGCCCTGGGCACGGAACAGGTCCTCGTCGGTGCTCGCGTAGAGCTGCGGAATCCCGTTCGCGTCGCGCTTGACGTCCACCGGCGCCGACAGGCCGTCCACCCTGATCGTCCCGGTGGTCTGCGGGAAGGACGCACGCACGGTGTCGACGCCCCAGTAAGCACCGCAGCCGACACCCGCGACCAGCGCCAGGGCCAGGGCGAGCACGATCAGACGGGCGCGGCGGCCCCTCCTCCTGGCTGGCTTCTCGGCGGAGGAGGCGGTTGTGTTGGAGGGCATCGCTGTCCTTCGAGGGCAGGGTGGTCCTGGGAGTGCAGGAGCAACCATAGGCGCAGCGATCGACGGGCCCGGACGCGGTATCAGTAACGCGACATCACCACCACGGCATTCGAACTTACTGACGATTAACAAGGGGAGTCGGTCATGGGAGCGTCAAGATTGCGTTAAAGATTAGGTAAGGTAACGAAGTGTCGCTTGCCGGAGGCACGATCCGGCGGGCGCACGAGGGGAAGGATCGGCCGCTGACTGTCCACCAGCTCAATGCACTCCTGCTCATCTGCTCGCTCGTCCTGCTCATCGCCGTCGCGGCGGTGCGCATCTCCTCCCGGAGCGGGCTCCCCAGCCTGCTCCTGTATCTGGGTATCGGAGTCGCGATCGGG
The Streptomyces tirandamycinicus DNA segment above includes these coding regions:
- a CDS encoding penicillin acylase family protein, with the protein product MPSNTTASSAEKPARRRGRRARLIVLALALALVAGVGCGAYWGVDTVRASFPQTTGTIRVDGLSAPVDVKRDANGIPQLYASTDEDLFRAQGFVHAQDRFWEMDVRRHVTAGRLSEMFGAGQVETDAFLRTLGWHRVAQQEFDEKLSPETKKYLRAYADGVNAYLADRDGADLSLEYAALGLIGDYRPEEWTPVDSVAWLKAMAWDLRGNMQDEIDRSLMTSRLTEQQIEQLYPAYPYDLHQPVVTAGAVDDGTGKWDPEAEPSSGSSGSSDPSGSSGSGASSQDGGTAGSGADAGAGSGSGAGQGAQTQLSGLSDVLDGIPALLGPNGNGIGSNSWVVSGRYTTTGKPLLANDPHLAPQLPSLWAQMGLHCRAVSDKCSFDVAGYTFSGMPGVVIGHNQDIAWGFTNLGADVTDLYLEKVSQTGWTSGSRIKPFKVREETIRIAGGGSKKITVRETDHGPLISDRSSELERVGERAPVTTPAPDRGNGFGVALRWTALDPGNSMDAVFKLNRAKDFEGFRAAAKDFEVPSQNLIYADAKGNIGYQAPGKIPVRPEGFDGSMPTPGWNPTSGWKGYIPFDELPYEYNPKRGYIVTANQAVVDAEKYPYLITKDYGYGSRSQRIHDLIELKIKDGGKISTDDMRTMQTDNQSEIAKLLTPHLLKIDVSDPYVREAQKLLEGWDYTQEPDSGAAAYFNAVWRHVLRLAFGNKLPKELRVRGECLNVRPADSTGPVDDLNSLVRECGQRDSDSAQPDGGDRWYEVVRGLIDVEDSEWWQAPRTRKDAATTTRDELFARAMKDARWELTAKLGKDVGSWSWGRLHQLTLKNQTLGTSGPGVLRWMLNRGPWSLGGGEAAVNATGWNAAGGYDVVWVPSMRMVVNVGDWDKSRWINLTGASGHAYSKHYTDQTDKWAKGELLDWAYTDKAVEAATEDTLALRP